DNA sequence from the Xylanivirga thermophila genome:
AGGATAGTATATGATAAGCCTGTGTATGAGGTAAGGGGAGATTACAATCAGGATGCACTATATGATATGGTAAAGCATTTTGGCAAGGTGTATACTATAGGGTGGCTGCCCGAAAATATGGAGGACAGACTTGATATACAAAAGGTCTATCATTTAGAATTTAACGGAAAGTATCTACAAAAGGTGAGGGGGGCATACCCTAAACAAATTATAGATAGGAAATACAATGGAGATCTTTATATATTAACTGCTAAATAATTATTTTAAATACACTAAGGAGGAGGTTATCCATGAAGCTGATTATTCAGATACCATGTTATAATGAAGAAAAGACTTTGCCTATGACCATAGGCGATTTGCCCACTTCCATTCCAGGGGTGGACGAGATAGAGTATTTAATAATAGATGACGGGAGCAGTGATCGAACTGTAGAGGTGGCAAGGAAATTGGGAGTACACCATATAGTGAGATTTCCCAATAATAGAGGACTTGCAAAGGGTTTTATGGCGGGAATAGATGCTTGCCTTCGTGTAGGAGCCGATATAATAGTAAATACCGATGGTGATAATCAATACAATGGCCATGATATACCCAAGCTTATAAAGCCAATACTTGACGGCAAGGCTGAAGTGGTGGTAGGGGATAGGCAGACAGATACCATAGAACATTTTTCACCTACCAAGAAAAAGTTGCAAAGATGGGGCAGTGGCGTGGTTAGAAGGGCGTCAAAGACCAATGTAGCAGATGCCCCCAGTGGTTTTAGGGCATATAGTAGGGAGGCTGCCTTAAAATTAAATGTAATATCAGAATACTCATATACTTTGGAAACATTGATAGAAGCTGGCAGGCGTAAGGAAGCCATTGCCAATGTGCCTATAGGTACAAACGAAAAACTTAGGGAATCAAGGCTGTTTAAGAGCATGTGGCAGTATGTGAGAAAATCCGGTTCTACGATTATAAGGACCTATACCATGTACAAGCCTCTGAAGATATTCCTAAACTTAGGATTTATAATGTTTTTAATAGGTTTTATAATAGGCTGTAGATATCTATATTTCTTTTTTAACGGTGAAGGGGCAGGACATGTTCAATCCCTCATACTGGCTGCTATAAATATCATTACCGGATTTCAACTAGGGGTACTTGGGCTATTAGCAGATGGTATTGCTGCCAACAGACGTATAAATGATGAACTATTATACAGGTTAAAAAAGATGGAATACGACGGAGTAGTATTAAGGAGTCAAGGAAAAGATGAAGAACGAAAAGAAGACGCTTAAAAATATCTTTATATTTGTAATAATACCAGTTGCCATAATAGCTCTATTGCTTTTAAATGGCAGGCTAGCGTATAGAAAATATAAGCCTGCTGAGATGGGATATAGGGAGCAGATAATATGGCAAATAGCTTAGTAGATATTGTAAAGGGCAAGAGGGTATTATATATAGCTACAAAAAATATGGACTATCTCAGGCTACAGCAGGAGATAGACATAATAAGGGAATATGCTGCCGATGTAACTGTAATCGGCAGCACCCATAAGGGCTATGGAAGGCGCATAATGAAGGCGGTATGGGATATATGGCATATTGACAAAGATGATTTTGATGTGGTATTTGTAGGCTTTTTGCCCCAGACCATAGTGCCATTTTTTCATTCCCTCTTTAAGGACAAAACATTGATAGTGGATTTTTTCATATCACTTTATGATACATTGGTATTTGATAGAAAAAAATTCGGTGAAAATAGCCTTAGGGCCAAAATCGTAAAATGGTACGATGATCGTACCATCAAAAAGGCAGATCATATAATAGTTGATACAAAGGCTGATGCCAAATATTTTGCAAAGATACATAATGCCCCCATGGAAAAGATGGAGGTTTTATATCTAAAGGCTGATACTTCCATATATTATCCCATGGAGGTTAAACGCCCTGAGGAGCTTAAAGACAAGTATATAGTATTATACTTTGGCAGCATATTACCGCTTCAGGGTGTAGAGGTTATACTAGAGTGTGCATCCATGATGGAGGATATTAATGATATATATTTTATAATGATAGGTCCCATAAATGACGATACCTATAAAAAATATAGCCATTTAAAGAATATAGAGTTTATAAACTGGCTATCCCAGGAGGAATTGGCACAGCATATAGCCATGGCAGATTTGTGCCTATCCGGCCACTTTAATAAGGATATAGACAAGGCAAGGCGTACCATAGCGGGTAAGACATATATATACAGGGCTATGGAAAAGCCGGTGGTGCTGGGAGAAAATGCAGCAAATCGTGAACTATTTAATGAAAATATGGAAGGGGTATACTTTGTAGAGATGGGGAGTCCTGTAGCCCTTAGGGACAAAATACTTAAAGTGTACAGGGGGTGTAGACCATAAAGATAAAAAAGAGCAAGCTTATAGGGCTAATACTAA
Encoded proteins:
- a CDS encoding glycosyltransferase family 2 protein; the protein is MKLIIQIPCYNEEKTLPMTIGDLPTSIPGVDEIEYLIIDDGSSDRTVEVARKLGVHHIVRFPNNRGLAKGFMAGIDACLRVGADIIVNTDGDNQYNGHDIPKLIKPILDGKAEVVVGDRQTDTIEHFSPTKKKLQRWGSGVVRRASKTNVADAPSGFRAYSREAALKLNVISEYSYTLETLIEAGRRKEAIANVPIGTNEKLRESRLFKSMWQYVRKSGSTIIRTYTMYKPLKIFLNLGFIMFLIGFIIGCRYLYFFFNGEGAGHVQSLILAAINIITGFQLGVLGLLADGIAANRRINDELLYRLKKMEYDGVVLRSQGKDEERKEDA
- a CDS encoding glycosyltransferase; translation: MANSLVDIVKGKRVLYIATKNMDYLRLQQEIDIIREYAADVTVIGSTHKGYGRRIMKAVWDIWHIDKDDFDVVFVGFLPQTIVPFFHSLFKDKTLIVDFFISLYDTLVFDRKKFGENSLRAKIVKWYDDRTIKKADHIIVDTKADAKYFAKIHNAPMEKMEVLYLKADTSIYYPMEVKRPEELKDKYIVLYFGSILPLQGVEVILECASMMEDINDIYFIMIGPINDDTYKKYSHLKNIEFINWLSQEELAQHIAMADLCLSGHFNKDIDKARRTIAGKTYIYRAMEKPVVLGENAANRELFNENMEGVYFVEMGSPVALRDKILKVYRGCRP